A window from Dromaius novaehollandiae isolate bDroNov1 chromosome 1, bDroNov1.hap1, whole genome shotgun sequence encodes these proteins:
- the RDX gene encoding radixin isoform X2, whose product MSCPREVLHVPNSEGDKEFVEGLFGQETVKKTTKKMPKPINVRVTTMDAELEFAIQPNTTGKQLFDQVVKTVGLREVWFFGLQYVDSKGYSTWLKLNKKVTQQDVRKENPLQFKFRAKFFPEDVSEELIQEITQRLFFLQVKEAILNDEIYCPPETAVLLASYAVQSKYGDYNKEIHKLGYLANDRLLPQRVLEQHKLTKEQWEERIQNWHEEHRGMLREDSMMEYLKIAQDLEMYGVNYFEIKNKKGTELWLGVDALGLNIYEHDDKLTPKIGFPWSEIRNISFNDKKFVIKPIDKKAPDFVFYAPRLRINKRILALCMGNHELYMRRRKPDTIEVQQMKAQAREEKHQKQLERAQLENEKKKREIAEKEKERIEREKEELMERLRQIEEQTMKAQKELEEQTRRALELDQERKRAKEEAERLEKERRAAEEAKAALAKQAADQMKNQEQLAAELAEFTAKIALLEEAKKKKEEEASEWQHKAFAAQEDLEKTKEELKSVMSAPPPPPPPPVIPPTENEHDEHDENNAEASAELSSDGVMNHRSEEERVTETQKNERVKKQLQALSSELAQARDETKKTQNDVLHAENVKAGRDKYKTLRQIRQGNTKQRIDEFEAM is encoded by the exons atCAATGTGAGAGTTACCACAATGGATGCAGAGTTGGAATTTGCCATCCAGCCCAACACAACAGGCAAGCAGCTCTTTGATCAG GTGGTGAAAACTGTTGGTCTTCGTGAAGTCTGGTTTTTTGGGCTGCAGTATGTGGACAGCAAAGGCTACTCAACTTGGCTAAAGCTAAATAAAAAG GTAACACAGCAAGATGTAAGGAAAGAAAATCCTTTGCAGTTTAAGTTCAGGGCTAAATTTTTTCCGGAGGATGTATCGGAGGAATTAATTCAGGAAATAACCCAGAGACTTTTCTTCCTGCAAGTTAAAGAAGCTATACTAAATGATGAAATATATTGTCCACCAGAAACTGCAGTTCTTCTGGCTTCCTATGCTGTCCAGTCCAAGTATGGAGATTATAATAAAGAGATACATAAACTAGGCTACCTAGCCAATGACAGACTTCTCCCTCAACG TGTGTTAGAACAGCACAAACTGACAAAGGAACAGTGGGAAGAGAGAATACAGAACTGGCATGAAGAACACAGGGGGATGTTAAG GGAAGATTCTATGATGGAATACCTTAAGATTGCGCAAGATCTGGAGATGTATGGAGTCaactattttgaaataaagaataaaaaaggaactgaattGTGGCTAGGAGTTGATGCTTTGGGTCTGAATATTTATGAACATGATGATAA GTTGACACCCAAGATTGGTTTTCCTTGGAGTGAAATAAGAAATATCTCTTTTAATGACAAAAAATTTGTCATAAAGCCAATTGACAAAAAGGCCCCT gattttgttttttatgcACCCCGTCTGAGAATTAATAAGCGAATTTTGGCACTGTGTATGGGAAATCATGAATTGTACATGAGGAGGAGAAAACCTGATACAATTGAAGTGCAACAGATGAAGGCCCAGGCTAGAGAGGAGAAACATCAGAAACAATTGGAAAG ggcACAattagaaaatgagaagaaaaaaagggagatagcagaaaaggaaaaggaaagaatagaGCGTGAAAAGGAAGAATTGATGGAACGATTAAGACAAATTGAAGAGCAAACAATGAAGGCTCAGAAAG AGCTAGAAGAACAGACTAGAAGAGCTCTAGAACTGGATCAAGAACGAAAGCGTGCAAAGGAGGAGGCAGAACGCCTGGAAAAGGAGCGCCGAGCGGCTGAAGAAGCTAAAGCTGCCCTAGCCAAGCAGGCAGCTGATCAAATGAAGAACCAGGAGCAACTA gcAGCAGAACTTGCTGAATTCACTGCCAAGATTGCACTTCTAGAGGAggccaagaaaaagaaagaagaggaagccTCAGAATGGCAGCACAAA GCTTTTGCAGCCCAGGAGGACTTGGAAAAGACCAAAGAAGAATTGAAATCTGTGATGtctgctcctcctccacctcctcccccacCAGTTATTCCTCCGACAGAGAATGAACATGATGAACATGATGAGAACAATGCTGAAGCCAGTGCAGAACTGTCTTCTGATGGTGTCATGAATCACAGGAGTGAGGAAGAACGGgtaacagaaacacagaaaaatgaacgTGTTAAGAAACAGCTGCAG GCTTTAAGTTCTGAGTTGGCTCAAGCCAGAGATGAAAccaagaaaacacaaaatgatGTCCTTCATGCTGAGAATGTTAAAGCAGGCCGTGATAAGTACAAGACTCTTCGACAAATCCGACAAGGCAATACAAAACAACGTATTGATGAGTTTGAAGCAATGTGA